One genomic window of Camelina sativa cultivar DH55 chromosome 5, Cs, whole genome shotgun sequence includes the following:
- the LOC104785774 gene encoding probable membrane-associated kinase regulator 3: MDLHESESRTHVMSNDGDDDGYIDLEVNLSSSSSSCPSSSSFFTFNVTSSPPPQSREFEFQMCSTAVASGESTTSPADELFYKGQLLPLHLPPRLKMVQKLLLASSSAAVATDTPISPRAAAAVSSSPRRFSSSEIGTDEQCYFEISTELKRFIENNENNLGNSWSKKIKQSSITQKLKASRAYLRALFSKPGCSDSSEINPRFKTEPCKTSRKKKNPFVNSDQNPQLIHRRSFSGVIQRHSQAKCSTSSSSSSSASSLSSSFSFGSNGSLDLQTLMRSSNASDNSIEGAIEHCKQSFTTRKSNVAESELCSSRTSVSTCGELDRD, from the coding sequence ATGGATTTGCATGAATCAGAATCAAGAACACATGTTATGTCTaacgatggtgatgatgatggttacATTGACTTGGAGgtcaatctctcttcttcttcttcttcttgtccgtCTTCCTCAAGCTTCTTCACCTTCAACGTAACCTCCTCGCCGCCGCCGCAAAGCCGAGAGTTCGAGTTTCAAATGTGCTCAACCGCCGTAGCTTCCGGTGAATCAACAACATCTCCAGCCGACGAGCTTTTCTACAAAGGTCAACTCCTTCCTCTTCATCTCCCTCCTCGTCTCAAAATGGTACAAAAGCTTCTTCTCgcttcctcctccgccgcagTAGCAACAGATACTCCAATCTCTCCACGCGCCGCCGCAGCTGTATCTTCCTCGCCAAGGAGGTTTAGTAGCAGCGAGATCGGAACAGACGAGCAATGCTACTTCGAGATTTCGACAGAGCTCAAGAGATTCATAGAGAACAACGAGAACAATCTCGGAAACAGTTGGAGCAAAAAGATCAAACAGTCATCGATAACGCAAAAGCTCAAAGCCTCACGCGCTTACCTAAGAGCTCTGTTCTCGAAACCAGGGTGCTCAGATTCATCAGAGATCAACCCAAGATTCAAAACAGAACCTTGTAAAAcctcaagaaagaagaagaacccatttGTGAACAGTGATCAGAATCCTCAGTTGATTCATAGGAGATCGTTCTCAGGTGTGATACAGAGACATTCTCAAGCCAAGtgttcaacatcttcttcttcctcttcctctgcttcGTCGTTGTCGTCTTCGTTCAGTTTTGGATCAAACGGGTCGTTGGATCTGCAGACTCTGATGAGAAGCAGCAACGCTAGTGATAACTCCATCGAAGGAGCGATTGAGCATTGTAAGCAATCATTTACTACTAGAAAGAGCAATGTGGCTGAATCTGAGCTCTGTTCTTCAAGAACCTCTGTTTCTACTTGTGGTGAACTTGATAGAGATTGA
- the LOC104785775 gene encoding centrosomal protein of 135 kDa-like: protein MSWLRSAVNKAVEVGGKNNITRTVRNVADSVVLTAGNAVSEGAKLIQDRIGSRNVKSFSLAVKRLEEVSVSSRGIERVQLLRRWLVALREIERLSYSCFEHSERNNHKADHEPNFSDETSKDSPKNFSTVYYVDPGLGEPMTFRDVFLHSEALEGMVLSMILEAPNEEEVQLLLELFGLCLSGEKEAHEAVIQNVQDLATVFSKYKDEVLAKREELLQYVQGAIGGLKISADLARIDTEAHTLMEKLDKTKLKVLEQASNEDASKTAGNTAASTEALREILEQVRTFSKLEALLLRKKSLGNVDSLQRHNEKVDKLKVLSESLLNSTSKAEKRIVDHRSQKEEALSYRVSKTNEVSQLEKDVAAELKKLEILKDDLEAELKRVNTSITSARARLRNAQEEREQFDNASNEILMHLKSKEEELTRSITSCRVEADVVNKWIKFLEDTWILQSKFSQQKENQVSGQMERYSDHFIDLIVQLLSFYKEQLDPSIPKIRGVVESLEPSNGLEADKITDSKDTKPIDSRKQLEKEYLDLEAKFVTTLSVVDAMKKPFYSQTEGISRKDDKRVKELFEALDKTKEEFEAIERPLLDIESPSRTSASRSPSLKVTHETPLSDTVLKLSADDDSPDSKKGSPEKEEDPAKKQLELELDDGEEFLADEINDWEFDALDDTLTTKTSS, encoded by the exons ATGTCGTGGTTGAGATCGGCGGTAAACAAAGCAGTAGAAGTCGGCGGGAAGAACAACATCACACGAACCGTTCGCAATGTCGCCGATTCCGTCGTCCTTACAGCCGGCAATGCCGTTTCCGAAGGCGCTAAACTGATCCAGGATCGCATC GGATCGAGGAATGTGAAGAGCTTTAGTCTCGCGGTGAAGAGGTTAGAAGAGGTTTCGGTTTCTTCGAGAGGTATCGAGAGAGTGCAGTTATTGAGAAGATGGCTTGTTGCTCTCAGAGAGATCGAGAGATTGTCTTATTCGTGTTTTGAGCATAGCGAACGTAACAATCACAAAGCTGATCATGAACCTAATTTTTCTGATGAAACCTCTAAGGATTCTCCTAAAAATTTCAGCACA GTTTATTACGTTGATCCTGGTCTTGGTGAGCCAATGACTTTTCGTGATGTGTTTCTTCATAGTGAGGCACTTGAAGGGATGGTATTATCTATG ATTTTGGAAGCGCCGAATGAGGAAGAAGTGCAGCTGCTTCTTGAACTGTTTGG GCTCTGTTTATCAGGAGAGAAGGAAGCTCACGAAGCAGTGATTCAAAATGTTCAGGACTTAGCAACGGTGTTTTCGAAATACAAGGATGAAGTTCTG GCGAAGCGTGAGGAACTGCTTCAATATGTTCAAGGTGCTATTGGAGGGCTAAAAATCAGTGCTGATCTTGCAAG AATAGATACTGAAGCCCATACTCTGATGGAGAAACTCGATAAGACGAAGCTCAAGGTTCTCGAGCAGGCTTCAAATGAAGATGCTTCAAAAACCGCTGGAAACACTGCTGCATCAACAGAG GCTCTCCGAGAAATTCTTGAGCAAGTTCGCACTTTTTCGAAGCTAGAAGCACTCTTGCTTAGGAAAAAATCATTAGGCAATGTTGATTCTCTTCAACGCCACAATGAGAAG GTCGATAAACTTAAAGTTTTGTCAGAATCTTTACTCAATTCTACCTCGAAAGCCGAAAAGCGAATCGTGGATCATAG AAGCCAAAAGGAAGAAGCTCTTAGCTACCGGGTTTCAAAAACTAATGAAGTTAGTCAGCTGGAAAAG GATGTAGCCGCAGAGTTAAAGAAACTTGAGATTCTGAAGGATGATCTTGAAGCTGAGCTGAAAAGG GTCAACACCTCAATAACTTCTGCCCGGGCTCGCCTTCGCAATGCCCAAGAAGAAAGAGAGCAGTTTGATAATGCAAGTAATGAAATTCTTATGCACCTGAAGTCAAAG GAAGAAGAGCTGACTCGTTCGATAACTTCATGCCGAGTAGAAGCAGATGTCGTAAATAAATGGATCAAGTTTTTGGAAGATACTTGGATTCTCCAGTCTaaattttctcaacaaaaagaaaaccaagtGAG TGGTCAGATGGAGAGATATAGTGACCATTTCATCGATCTGATTGTTCAACTCCTCTCTTTCTACAAG GAACAATTGGATCCTTCTATACCCAAGATCCGAGGAGTCGTGGAAAGTTTGGAACCAAGTAATGG GTTAGAAGCAGATAAAATCACAGACAGTAAGGATACCAAGCCAATCGATTCTAGAAAACAGCTTGAGAAGGAGTATCTGGACCTCGAAGCTAAG TTTGTAACAACATTAAGTGTGGTGGATGCGATGAAAAAGCCATTCTATTCACAGACAGAAGGTATCTCCag GAAAGACGATAAAAGAGTGAAGGAACTATTTGAGGCAttggacaaaacaaaagaagagtttGAGGCTATTGAACGTCCGCTTCTGGATATTGAGTCTCCTTCTAGAACCTCTGCTTCACGCTCACCGTCCCTGAAAGTGACGCACGAGACTCCACTTTCGGATACAGTCCTGAAACTATCCGCTGATGATGATTCGCCAGACAGTAAAAAAGGATCCccagagaaggaagaagacccGGCAAAGAAACAACTCGAGCTGGAACTAGACGACGGAGAAGAGTTCTTGGCAGATGAAATCAATGATTGGGAATTCGACGCTCTTGATGACACTCTGACCACAAAAACCAGTAGCTAA